A stretch of the Panulirus ornatus isolate Po-2019 chromosome 10, ASM3632096v1, whole genome shotgun sequence genome encodes the following:
- the LOC139750973 gene encoding uncharacterized protein, giving the protein MMAAHGTLPGNSSSLDKSLYYGTVASREDQNSRMEEEEKTESSQGCSIKTECHCLTCGSSDGSISAFTRVGNSEPLVNLLSFILKKSVVDIDLHSNMVCSKCFKRFESIEKLLCKLIDVCRDTIQNFNKALRLFMKASHAQETVPEDDECLLVVNGLDLKSNESGIFSRALSQAAMKKVDKRKKSEPERKYKCQVCGKAFRAYSHRVEHMLIHTKDKSHKCDVCGFLTSTKSNLAKHKQQHTVECVCSICNKKLCNKFSLKEHMKIHSNNKIHQCEYCEKTFLRYRDKWIHENIHIAEGPELHQCNVCQKCFIVKSRLVRHMLIHQKEKQFVCQVCNKKFVRKDDLKCHERVHTGEKPYSCKECGRVFRYISNCRNHMRIHMKDSHIYKCKYCNISFPTESKYSNHLKTRNHKKKLSGSVGDTSEQLNCNGNKVSFTPVCAEKKYKQGTTELLYCSACCLTFENADHLSEHTLNCHEVGSALSQNTETPVIISGVDVGSDTDIVSLTPLERLTVTGEGVNMMVAMDADSSSLQIPLIQRSPPPTTSSLLPANIIIDESNTSSALPLNMENKATSIISRSEVSSTVLTEISDSNGIICSETVEQPIGESTSSSSAVTIFNPSTIFKISEWDINQYYQKS; this is encoded by the exons ATGATGGCAGCTCATGGCACACTTCCTGGGAACTCTTCATCTTTAGACAAATCACTTTATTATGGCACTGTAGCTTCAAGAGAGGATCAAAATTCaagaatggaagaggaagaaaaaacagAATCTTCTCAG GGTTGTTCCATCAAAACAGAATGCCATTGTCTCAcgtgtggctcttcagatggcaGCATCAGTGCTTTTACCAGAGTTGGTAATTCAGAACCTCTGGTAAACCTTCTGAGTTTTATTTTGAAGAAATCTGTTGTTGACATTGATTTGCACAGTAATATGGTttgctcaaaatgttttaaaAGATTTGAGTCTATTGAGAAACTTCTATGTAAGCTTATAGATGTATGTCGAGATACTATTCAGAATTTCAACAAGGCTCTGAGGCTGTTTATGAAAGCAAGTCATGCTCAAGAAACTGTTCCTGAAGATGATGAGTGCTTACTTGTGGTAAATGGCTTGGACCTAAAGTCAAATGAGAGTGGTATTTTTTCAAGGGCACTGTCACAGGCAGCCATGAAAAAggtagataaaagaaagaaatcagaACCAGAGAGGAAGTATAAATGCCAAGTATGTGGCAAGGCTTTCCGGGCTTATAGTCACAGAGTTGAGCACATGCTGATTCACACTAAAGATAAATCACATAAATGTGATGTTTGCGGGTTTCTCACTAGTACAAAATCTAACCTTGCAAAACATAAACAACAGCAtactgttgagtgtgtgtgtagtatttgTAATAAAAAGCTGTGTAATAAATTTTCTCTGAAAGAGCACATGAAGATCCACAGTAACAATAAAATACATCAGTGTGAATATTGTGAGAAAACATTTTTGAGATATCGAGACAAATGGATACACGAGAATATTCATATTGCAGAAGGTCCTGAGTTGCATCAGTGTAATGTTTGCCAAAAATGCTTCATTGTTAAATCAAGACTAGTTAGGCATATGTTGATCCACCAGAAAGAAAAGCAatttgtgtgtcaggtgtgtaacAAAAAATTTGTAAGAAAAGATGATCTCAAATGTCATGAGAGAGTGCATACAGGTGAAAAACCATACTCTTGTAAGGAATGTGGAAGAGTATTTAGATATATATCTAACTGCAGAAATCATATGAGGATACATATGAAAgactcacatatatataaatgtaagtattgtaacatttcctttccaactgaAAGTAAGTATAGCAATCATTTGAAAACCCGTAATCATAAGAAAAAACTCTCTGGAAGTGTTGGTGATACATCTGAACAACTTAATTGTAATGGAAATAAAGTATCTTTTACACCAGTTTGCGCTGAGAAAAAGTATAAACAAGGAACAACAGAACTCTTGTACTGTAGTGCTTGTTGCTTGACATTCGAGAATGCTGACCACTTGTCAGAGCACACTCTTAACTGTCATGAAGTAGGGAGTGCTTTGTCTCAAAATACTGAAACACCTGTCATCATTTCTGGAGTAGATGTTGGGAGTGACACTGACATTGTTTCATTAACTCCTCTTGAGCGACTTACAGTAACAGGGGAGGGCGTGAACATGATGGTGGCAATGGATGCTGACTCTTCTTCATTGCAAATTCCTCTTATTCAGAGATCACCTCCACCTACAACCTCTAGCTTGCTGCCAGCCAATATTATCATAGATGAATCAAACACATCATCAGCATTACCTCTGAATATGGAAAATAAGGCCACCAGTATAATATCTCGCAGTGAAGTTTCCAGTACAGTCTTAACAGAAATTTCTGATAGTAATGGAATCATTTGCAGtgaaacagtagaacaaccaaTTGGGGAATCCACATCATCATCTAGTGCAGTTACTATCTTCAACCCATCAACCATTTTCAAAATAAGTGAGTGGGACATAAACCAGTATTATCAAAAATCATGA